The nucleotide window CAGGGGCAAAACGGATCCAGCAGTGGCCGAACTGACCACGACCGCCGGACTGGCGAACGAACTTGCCTTCGATCTCACAAGCCTTCGTGATCTTCTCACGATAGGAAACCTGTGGCTTACCGATGTTGGCTTCGACGTTGAACTCACGGCGCATCCGGTCAACCAGGATGTCCAGGTGCAGTTCGCCCATGCCGGAGATGATCGTCTGACCAGTCTCTTCATCAGTCTTGACGCGGAAAGACGGGTCTTCCTGAGCGAGCTTGCCCAGAGCGATACCCATTTTTTCCTGGTCATCCTTGGTTTTCGGCTCAACGGCAACCGAGATAACCGGCTCCGGGAAGTCCATGCGAACCAGGATGATTGGCTTGTCAGCGGAGCACAGGGTGTCACCAGTGGTGACGTCCTTCATGCCGATCAGGGCCGCGATGTCGCCAGCGCGCACTTCCTTGATCTCTTCGCGGGTGTTTGCGTGCATCTGCACCATACGACCCACGCGCTCTTTCTTGCCCTTGACCGAGTTGATCACGCCGTCGCCGGAGTTCAACACGCCCGAGTAAACGCGAGCAAATGTCAGGGTACCCACGAATGGGTCGGTAGCGATCTTGAACGCCAGAGCCGAGAACGGCTCGTTGTCGTCTGCATGACGCTCCATTTCGACAGTCTCGTCATCCGGGTCGGAACCCTTGATGGCTGGAATGTCGACCGGTGCAGGCAGGTAGTCGATAACGGCGTCGAGAACCAGGGGAACACCCTTGTTCTTGAAGGAAGAACCGCAAACAGCCAGAACGATTTCGCCAGCGATAGTACGCTGACGCAGAGCAGCCTTGATCTCTTCGATCGACAGCTCTTCGCCTTCCAGGTACTTGTTCATCAGCTCTTCGTTGGCTTCGGCGGCAGCCTCAACCATGTTGCCGCGCCACTCTTCAGCCAGCTCTTGCAGCTCAGCCGGGATTGGACCACGAATGGCAGCCATACCCTTGTCGCCATCGTTCCAGCGAACAGCTTCCATGGTCATCAGATCGATCTGACCTTCGAAGTTGTCTTCGGAACCGATAGCCAACTGGATAGGCACCGGAGTGTGACCCAGACGCTGCTTGATCTGACCGATCACGCGCAGGAAGTTGGCACCAGCACGGTCCATCTTGTTTACGTAAACAAGACGCGGAACGCCGTATTTGTTGGCTTGACGCCATACGGTTTCAGACTGAGGCTCAACACCGGAAGTACCGCAGAACACAACGACAGCGCCGTCGAGTACGCGCAGCGAACGCTCTACTTCAATGGTGAAGTCAACGTGGCCGGGGGTATCGATGATGTTGAAGCGGTGCTTAGGGAATTGCTTGTTAGAGCCTTCCCAGAAAGCAGTAGTAGCAGCGGAGGTAATGGTAATACCCCGCTCCTGCTCTTGTACCATCCAGTCCATGGTCGCGGCGCCATCATGCACCTCGCCCATTTTGTGGTTTACGCCCGTGTAGAACAGGACGCGCTCGGTGGTAGTGGTTTTACCCGCATCCACGTGAGCAACGATACCAATGTTACGGTAGCGTTTAATATCGGTTGTACGAGCCATAAAGCCCTCGCAAATTGAGTGACGCTGAAATTAGAAGCGGTAGTGCGAGAAAGCCTTGTTGGCCTCAGCCATACGGTGCACGTCTTCACGCTTCTTAACTGCAGCACCTTTACCTTCAGCAGCGTCCAGCAGCTCACCAGCCAAACGCAGAGCCATGGACTTCTCGCCGCGCTTACGGGCGAAGTCTACGAGCCAGCGCATGGCCAGAGCGTTACGACGGGACGGACGAACTTCGACCGGAACCTGGTAGGTAGCACCGCCTACGCGGCGCGACTTCACTTCGACCAGCGGAGCGATGGCGTCGAGTGCTTTTTCGAAGAGTTCCAGGGGATCGGAGTTCTTACGCTCTTTAACTTTTTCCA belongs to Pseudomonas sp. B21-028 and includes:
- the fusA gene encoding elongation factor G, whose amino-acid sequence is MARTTDIKRYRNIGIVAHVDAGKTTTTERVLFYTGVNHKMGEVHDGAATMDWMVQEQERGITITSAATTAFWEGSNKQFPKHRFNIIDTPGHVDFTIEVERSLRVLDGAVVVFCGTSGVEPQSETVWRQANKYGVPRLVYVNKMDRAGANFLRVIGQIKQRLGHTPVPIQLAIGSEDNFEGQIDLMTMEAVRWNDGDKGMAAIRGPIPAELQELAEEWRGNMVEAAAEANEELMNKYLEGEELSIEEIKAALRQRTIAGEIVLAVCGSSFKNKGVPLVLDAVIDYLPAPVDIPAIKGSDPDDETVEMERHADDNEPFSALAFKIATDPFVGTLTFARVYSGVLNSGDGVINSVKGKKERVGRMVQMHANTREEIKEVRAGDIAALIGMKDVTTGDTLCSADKPIILVRMDFPEPVISVAVEPKTKDDQEKMGIALGKLAQEDPSFRVKTDEETGQTIISGMGELHLDILVDRMRREFNVEANIGKPQVSYREKITKACEIEGKFVRQSGGRGQFGHCWIRFAPADEGQEGLQFVNEVVGGVVPKEYIPAIQKGIEEQMKNGVVAGYPLIGLKATVFDGSYHDVDSNEMAFKVAASMATKQLATKGGGVVLEPIMKVEVVTPEDYMGDVMGDLNRRRGLIQGMEDTVSGKVIRAEVPLGEMFGYATDVRSMSQGRASYSMEFSKYSEAPSNVVEAIVKKQG
- the rpsG gene encoding 30S ribosomal protein S7: MPRRRVAAKREILDDPKYGSQILAKFMNHVMESGKKAVAERIVYGALEKVKERKNSDPLELFEKALDAIAPLVEVKSRRVGGATYQVPVEVRPSRRNALAMRWLVDFARKRGEKSMALRLAGELLDAAEGKGAAVKKREDVHRMAEANKAFSHYRF